From Sphingomonas nostoxanthinifaciens, a single genomic window includes:
- a CDS encoding glycosyltransferase family 4 protein encodes MRIAMLAPISWRTPPRHYGPWELVTSLLTEALVARGIDVTLFATADSLTAGRLEAVVPTGYSEDGTLDAKVMEMLHVSNVFERAGEFDLIHNQADFVPLTFSRLVATPQVTTIHGFSSERIVPVFKRYEDRVNYVAISDADRHPTLRYADTIHHGIPIEHFPFDAQGSDDLLFFGRMHPDKGAGEAVRLAQATGRRLVMAGIVQDEGYFAREVQPHVDGDRIVYDGPLGGTKRTQALGGARALLHLIGFDEPFGLSVIEAMACGTPVIAYNRGSMPELIVDGVTGFLVDSFDEAVAAVARIDTIDRAACRAHVERHFTVERMAERYLELYRRILG; translated from the coding sequence ATGCGCATCGCCATGCTCGCCCCCATTTCTTGGCGTACGCCGCCGCGCCACTATGGCCCGTGGGAGCTGGTGACCTCGCTGCTCACCGAGGCTCTGGTTGCGCGCGGCATCGACGTGACCTTGTTCGCCACCGCCGACAGCCTCACTGCCGGCCGGCTGGAGGCGGTGGTGCCCACCGGCTATTCGGAGGATGGCACGCTCGACGCCAAGGTGATGGAGATGCTCCACGTCTCGAACGTGTTCGAGCGCGCGGGCGAGTTCGACCTGATCCACAACCAGGCGGATTTCGTGCCGCTCACCTTCTCGCGGCTGGTGGCGACGCCGCAAGTGACCACGATCCACGGCTTCTCGTCGGAGCGGATCGTGCCGGTGTTCAAGCGCTACGAGGATCGCGTGAACTATGTCGCGATCTCCGACGCCGATCGCCATCCCACGCTGCGCTATGCCGACACGATCCACCACGGCATCCCGATCGAGCATTTCCCGTTCGACGCGCAGGGCAGCGACGATCTGCTGTTCTTCGGCCGGATGCATCCCGACAAGGGCGCGGGCGAGGCGGTGCGGCTGGCGCAGGCGACCGGCCGCCGGCTGGTGATGGCCGGCATCGTGCAGGACGAGGGCTATTTCGCGCGCGAGGTGCAGCCGCACGTCGACGGCGACCGCATCGTCTATGACGGCCCGCTCGGCGGCACCAAGCGGACGCAGGCGCTGGGCGGCGCGCGCGCCTTGCTCCACCTGATCGGCTTCGACGAGCCGTTCGGCCTGTCGGTGATCGAGGCGATGGCGTGCGGCACGCCGGTGATCGCTTACAATCGCGGCTCGATGCCCGAGCTGATCGTCGACGGCGTCACCGGCTTCCTCGTCGACAGTTTCGACGAGGCGGTGGCGGCGGTCGCCCGCATCGACACGATCGATCGCGCCGCTTGCCGTGCGCATGTCGAGCGCCACTTCACGGTGGAGCGCATGGCCGAGCGCTATCTGGAACTCTACCGCCGCATCCTGGGCTGA
- a CDS encoding glycoside hydrolase family 130 protein: MSDGFDRLIFTPDDVDLTRSPLRRGLDAPTYVLGAFNPGLARLANGNLLLMVRVAEALREPVVGEHVHAIRWTADGYVLDAHPLTAVNMADPRQFDVGGSAHRMLALTSLSWLLPVELDAAGTEIVAIHYDRAIAPAADYQHYGVEDARITKVGDIWYMTTCSVSAERHCTTLHTSSNALDWRLEGIVLDHQNKDMILFEGKVGGRFMALTRPLGELYFAYPEGDPHIGGPSINLAQSPDALHWKPLDQPFLRPRRGSICAMKLGGGSQPILTEQGWLMIYHGVETRAKVGVYRSFWALLDRDEPWRVLRLEDDVPLLEANPALTAPIAHQLYLPTEVVFTTGIADGGDHYIVASGEADLACRITHIPKSRFA; the protein is encoded by the coding sequence ATGAGCGACGGTTTCGACAGGCTGATCTTCACGCCGGACGACGTGGATCTTACGCGTTCGCCGCTGCGGCGCGGGCTCGACGCGCCGACCTATGTCCTCGGCGCGTTCAATCCCGGGCTGGCGCGGCTCGCCAACGGCAACCTGCTGCTGATGGTGCGCGTGGCAGAAGCGCTGCGCGAGCCGGTGGTGGGCGAACATGTCCACGCCATCCGCTGGACCGCCGACGGCTACGTGCTCGACGCGCACCCGCTGACCGCGGTCAACATGGCCGATCCGCGCCAGTTCGACGTCGGCGGCAGCGCGCACCGCATGCTCGCGCTCACATCGCTGTCGTGGCTGCTGCCGGTCGAGCTCGACGCCGCCGGCACTGAGATCGTCGCGATCCATTACGATCGCGCGATCGCGCCTGCCGCCGACTATCAGCATTATGGCGTCGAGGATGCGCGCATCACCAAGGTGGGCGACATCTGGTACATGACGACCTGCTCGGTCTCGGCCGAGCGCCACTGCACGACGCTCCACACGTCGAGCAATGCGCTCGACTGGCGCCTCGAAGGAATCGTGCTCGACCACCAGAACAAGGACATGATCCTGTTCGAGGGCAAGGTCGGCGGCCGGTTCATGGCGCTCACCCGGCCGCTGGGCGAGCTCTATTTCGCCTATCCCGAGGGCGATCCGCATATCGGGGGGCCGTCGATCAATCTCGCCCAGTCGCCCGATGCCTTGCACTGGAAGCCGCTCGACCAGCCGTTCCTGCGCCCGCGCCGCGGCTCGATCTGCGCGATGAAGCTCGGCGGCGGCAGCCAGCCGATCCTGACCGAGCAGGGCTGGCTGATGATCTATCACGGCGTCGAGACGCGCGCGAAGGTCGGCGTCTATCGTAGCTTCTGGGCCCTGCTCGACCGCGACGAGCCGTGGCGCGTGCTGCGGCTGGAGGATGACGTGCCGCTGCTGGAGGCGAACCCGGCGCTGACCGCGCCGATCGCGCACCAGCTCTATTTGCCGACCGAGGTGGTGTTCACCACCGGCATCGCCGACGGCGGCGACCATTATATCGTCGCGAGCGGCGAGGCCGATCTCGCCTGCCGCATCACCCATATCCCGAAGTCGCGCTTCGCATGA
- a CDS encoding iron-containing redox enzyme family protein yields MLQSAIRARAERGSQFLTDSFQRGLAHWNRERLQPGFPSEAWQRELDRDTRMIRLQGAFLEDLRAEIRDEAASAPTDVDGFIAWFEALKEGGPGQNDALFPWLAETASPQQLKWFFEQEAAGEAGFDDLVAMTQVKLPTRPKLELARNYWDEMGRGAPAGMHGPMLDRLVETLGVDPRIETTAWESLALANAMTAMASTRHYAWHSVGALGVIELTAPGRSALVAKGLRRIGLSDKERRYFDLHAVLDVKHSADWNREAIRPAVEEDPRRATAMAEGALIRLRCGARCFDRYRAMLWASAND; encoded by the coding sequence ATGCTGCAATCGGCCATTCGGGCCCGCGCCGAGCGCGGGTCGCAATTCCTGACGGACAGTTTCCAGCGCGGGCTCGCCCACTGGAACCGCGAACGGCTCCAGCCCGGCTTCCCCAGCGAGGCGTGGCAGCGCGAACTGGACCGCGACACGCGCATGATCCGCCTGCAGGGCGCCTTCCTCGAGGACCTGCGCGCCGAGATCCGCGACGAGGCGGCGTCGGCGCCGACCGACGTCGACGGCTTCATCGCCTGGTTCGAGGCGCTGAAGGAAGGTGGGCCCGGCCAGAATGACGCGCTGTTCCCGTGGCTGGCCGAGACGGCGAGCCCGCAGCAACTCAAATGGTTCTTCGAGCAGGAAGCCGCGGGCGAAGCCGGCTTCGACGATCTCGTCGCGATGACGCAGGTCAAGCTGCCGACGCGCCCCAAACTGGAGCTGGCGCGCAATTACTGGGACGAGATGGGGCGCGGCGCGCCGGCCGGGATGCACGGGCCGATGCTCGACCGGCTGGTCGAGACGCTCGGCGTCGACCCGCGGATCGAGACGACCGCGTGGGAAAGCCTCGCGCTCGCCAATGCGATGACGGCGATGGCGAGCACGCGTCATTATGCGTGGCATTCGGTCGGCGCGCTCGGCGTGATCGAGCTGACCGCGCCCGGCCGCTCGGCGCTGGTGGCAAAGGGGCTGCGCCGCATCGGCCTGTCCGACAAGGAGCGCCGTTACTTCGATCTCCACGCCGTGCTCGACGTGAAGCATAGCGCCGACTGGAATCGCGAAGCGATCCGCCCGGCGGTGGAAGAGGATCCGCGCCGCGCGACCGCGATGGCGGAAGGCGCGCTCATCCGCCTGCGCTGCGGCGCGCGCTGCTTCGATCGTTATCGCGCGATGCTGTGGGCCAGCGCGAACGACTGA
- a CDS encoding VOC family protein has translation MAFERLGHINIKTSEFDATMHFYQTLFDLQPGPAATMADQDGNAWLHGPDGRAILHINRLDPGDARPVGAVTRLDHVAFDCDDQPGMQARLDAAGIAYRVFATRVPGLVQINLLDPNGIKLELTFGHALVQR, from the coding sequence ATGGCGTTCGAGCGGCTCGGCCACATCAACATCAAGACGTCGGAGTTCGACGCGACGATGCATTTCTACCAGACCCTGTTCGACCTGCAGCCCGGCCCGGCGGCGACGATGGCGGATCAGGACGGCAATGCCTGGCTGCATGGGCCGGACGGGCGCGCGATCCTGCACATCAACCGCCTCGATCCGGGCGATGCGCGGCCGGTCGGCGCGGTGACGCGGCTCGACCATGTCGCGTTCGACTGCGACGACCAGCCGGGCATGCAGGCGCGGCTGGACGCCGCCGGGATCGCCTATCGCGTGTTCGCGACGCGCGTCCCCGGCCTCGTCCAGATCAACCTGCTCGATCCCAACGGCATCAAGCTGGAACTGACGTTCGGGCACGCGCTCGTCCAACGCTGA
- the dld gene encoding D-lactate dehydrogenase, with the protein MSHEHLVEGLRAIVGRTHVLTAPGATRRFRHGYRSGAGAAVAVVRPGSLIELWRAMQACVAADVSIIMQASNTGLTGGSTPDGDDYPGGMVIVSTTRLTGLHLIDDARQVVCLPGTTLYDLERALAPQGREPHSVIGSSCIGASVMGGICNNSGGALVQRGPAFSQLALYARVTAEGRLDLVNHLGIRIDGDAETVLAAVEAGRFDAAAIEHDPAKWAHDHDYAAHVRAIDSPGAARFNADPRCLFEGSGSAGKLILFAVRLDTFPKEIGTRTFYIGTNDPAELTALRRGLLGGNAPLPIAGEYMHRDCFDITAVYGKDTFVAIQRLGTDRLPRLFAAKARVDAIARALRFVKPGFSDRLLQWASTRLPRHLPPRMTDYRHRFEHHLMLKVSAGGIEPTRALLDGMFPSETGAYFECSDDEATKAFLHRFAAAGAAVRYRAIHADTVEDIVALDIALPRNTRDWVETLPPELDAKIAHKLYYGHFLCHVFHQDYVVRKGHDPLAIEHAMWALLDARGAEYPAEHNVGHLYKAKPALADFYRGLDPRNQLNPGIGQTTKARDWADA; encoded by the coding sequence GTGTCGCACGAGCATCTGGTCGAAGGATTGCGGGCGATCGTCGGGCGCACGCACGTACTCACCGCACCGGGCGCCACGCGCCGTTTCCGCCACGGCTATCGCTCGGGCGCGGGCGCGGCGGTGGCGGTGGTGCGGCCGGGCAGCCTGATCGAATTGTGGCGCGCGATGCAGGCGTGCGTCGCCGCCGACGTCTCGATCATCATGCAGGCGTCGAACACCGGGCTCACCGGCGGCTCGACCCCCGATGGCGACGATTATCCCGGTGGCATGGTGATCGTCAGCACGACGCGCCTCACCGGCCTGCACCTGATCGACGATGCGCGGCAGGTGGTCTGTTTGCCGGGCACGACGCTCTACGATCTCGAGCGCGCGCTGGCGCCGCAGGGGCGCGAGCCGCATTCGGTGATCGGATCGTCGTGCATCGGCGCATCGGTGATGGGCGGCATCTGCAACAATTCGGGCGGCGCATTGGTGCAGCGCGGCCCCGCCTTCAGCCAGCTCGCGCTGTATGCGCGGGTGACCGCGGAGGGGCGGCTCGATCTGGTCAACCATCTCGGCATCCGCATCGACGGCGATGCCGAGACGGTGCTCGCCGCGGTCGAGGCTGGACGGTTCGACGCCGCGGCGATCGAGCATGATCCGGCGAAATGGGCGCACGACCATGATTATGCGGCGCACGTCCGCGCGATCGACAGCCCCGGCGCGGCGCGCTTCAACGCCGATCCGCGCTGCCTGTTCGAAGGATCGGGCAGCGCCGGCAAGCTGATCCTGTTCGCGGTGCGGCTCGATACCTTTCCCAAGGAAATCGGCACGCGCACCTTCTACATCGGCACCAACGATCCGGCCGAGCTGACCGCGCTGCGCCGCGGCCTGCTCGGCGGCAATGCGCCGCTGCCGATCGCGGGCGAATATATGCACCGCGACTGCTTCGACATCACCGCGGTCTACGGCAAGGACACGTTCGTCGCGATCCAGCGGCTCGGCACCGATCGCCTGCCGCGGCTGTTCGCCGCCAAGGCGCGGGTCGACGCGATCGCGCGCGCGCTCCGCTTCGTGAAGCCGGGGTTCAGCGACCGGCTGCTGCAATGGGCGAGCACGCGGCTGCCGCGCCACCTGCCGCCGCGCATGACCGACTATCGCCACCGCTTCGAGCATCATCTGATGCTGAAAGTGTCGGCGGGCGGGATCGAGCCGACCCGCGCATTGCTCGACGGCATGTTCCCGAGCGAGACGGGCGCTTATTTCGAGTGCAGCGACGACGAGGCGACCAAGGCGTTCCTCCACCGCTTCGCCGCCGCCGGCGCGGCGGTGCGCTATCGTGCGATCCACGCCGACACGGTCGAAGATATCGTCGCGCTCGACATCGCATTGCCGCGCAACACGCGCGACTGGGTGGAGACGCTGCCGCCCGAGCTCGACGCGAAGATCGCGCACAAATTGTATTACGGCCACTTCCTCTGCCACGTCTTCCACCAGGATTATGTGGTGCGGAAGGGGCATGATCCGCTCGCGATCGAGCATGCGATGTGGGCGTTGCTCGACGCGCGCGGCGCCGAATATCCGGCCGAGCACAATGTCGGCCATCTCTACAAGGCGAAGCCGGCGCTGGCCGATTTCTATCGCGGGCTCGATCCGCGCAACCAGCTCAATCCGGGCATCGGCCAGACGACGAAGGCACGCGACTGGGCCGACGCCTGA
- a CDS encoding hypervirulence associated TUDOR domain-containing protein, translating to MKNPKAGDKVSWQSHGGTAHGTVEKKQTSATHIKGHKVAATKDDPQYIVETEDGARAAHKPDALTRE from the coding sequence ATGAAGAACCCCAAGGCCGGCGACAAGGTCAGCTGGCAGAGCCACGGCGGCACCGCCCACGGCACGGTCGAGAAGAAGCAGACCAGCGCCACCCACATCAAGGGGCACAAGGTCGCGGCGACCAAGGACGACCCTCAATATATCGTCGAAACCGAGGACGGCGCGCGGGCGGCGCACAAGCCCGACGCGCTCACCAGGGAGTGA
- a CDS encoding alpha-amylase family glycosyl hydrolase, which translates to MSAHPWWAAGTIYQVYPRSFQDANGDGIGDLAGIARRLDHFVALGVDAIWISPIFPSPMVDFGYDVADYTGIAPMFGTLDDFDRLLAAAHARGMKLLLDFVPNHSSDQHPWFRASRASRDDPRRDWYIWRDPAPGDGPPETRPPNNWISDFGGSAWQWDAATGQFYYHAMLREQPDLNWRNPGLRRAMLDAMRFWFDRGVDGFRVDILWHMVKAESFPDNPLNPDWQPGMADMHKVLQLHSTDQPEVFAIAAEMRALADSYGDKVLIGEIYLPVERLMAYYGKDGDGVHLPFNFQLIEAPWDARGLHRLIADYEAALPRGGWPNWVLGNHDRPRIASRVGYAQARVAAMLLLTLRGTPTIYQGDELGLADGVIPPDRVQDPRELREPGLGFGRDPVRTPMPWDASPFAGFSTVEPWLPLTPDWPTRNVAAEADDPASMLALYRALLDLRRRHPALSIGAMTLIAAEGDVLAYERVHDGGRIVVALNLGAAEQSLALPKPYRALLSTRHPGAGRDPAPEGVGLDPGLRRDDDATLILAPDEGVILLMQD; encoded by the coding sequence ATGAGCGCGCATCCATGGTGGGCGGCGGGGACGATCTATCAGGTCTATCCGCGCTCGTTCCAGGATGCGAACGGCGACGGCATCGGCGATCTCGCGGGGATCGCGCGGCGGCTCGACCATTTCGTCGCGCTCGGCGTCGACGCGATCTGGATCTCGCCGATCTTCCCGTCGCCGATGGTCGATTTCGGCTACGACGTCGCCGATTATACCGGCATCGCGCCGATGTTCGGCACGCTCGACGATTTCGACCGCCTGCTGGCGGCCGCGCATGCGCGCGGGATGAAATTGCTGCTCGATTTCGTGCCGAACCATTCGTCGGACCAGCATCCATGGTTCCGCGCCAGCCGCGCGTCGCGCGACGATCCCAGGCGCGACTGGTATATCTGGCGCGATCCGGCGCCCGGCGATGGCCCGCCCGAGACGCGGCCGCCCAATAACTGGATCAGCGATTTCGGCGGATCGGCGTGGCAATGGGATGCCGCGACCGGCCAATTCTATTATCACGCGATGCTGCGCGAGCAGCCCGACCTCAACTGGCGCAATCCCGGCCTGCGGCGCGCGATGCTCGACGCGATGCGCTTCTGGTTCGATCGCGGCGTCGACGGATTCCGCGTCGATATCCTCTGGCACATGGTGAAGGCCGAGAGCTTCCCCGACAATCCGCTTAATCCCGACTGGCAGCCCGGCATGGCCGACATGCACAAGGTGCTGCAGCTCCATTCGACCGACCAGCCCGAAGTGTTCGCGATCGCCGCCGAGATGCGCGCGCTGGCCGACAGTTATGGCGACAAGGTGCTGATCGGCGAGATCTACCTGCCGGTCGAGCGGCTGATGGCTTATTACGGCAAGGATGGCGACGGCGTGCACCTGCCGTTCAATTTCCAGCTGATCGAGGCGCCATGGGATGCGCGCGGGCTGCACCGGCTGATCGCGGACTATGAAGCGGCGCTGCCGCGGGGCGGCTGGCCGAACTGGGTGCTCGGCAATCACGATCGCCCGCGCATCGCCAGCCGCGTCGGCTACGCCCAAGCGCGCGTCGCGGCGATGCTGCTGCTGACGCTGCGCGGCACGCCGACCATCTATCAGGGCGACGAACTCGGCCTCGCCGACGGCGTGATCCCACCCGATCGCGTGCAGGATCCGCGCGAACTGCGCGAGCCCGGGCTCGGCTTCGGCCGCGATCCGGTGCGCACGCCGATGCCGTGGGACGCTTCGCCCTTCGCCGGTTTCTCGACGGTCGAGCCGTGGCTGCCGCTCACGCCCGACTGGCCGACGCGCAACGTGGCGGCGGAGGCGGATGACCCGGCGTCTATGCTGGCGCTGTATCGCGCTTTGCTCGACCTGCGTCGCCGGCACCCGGCGCTGTCGATCGGCGCGATGACGCTGATCGCGGCGGAGGGCGATGTACTCGCCTACGAACGCGTGCACGACGGCGGGCGGATCGTCGTCGCGCTCAACCTCGGCGCGGCGGAGCAATCGCTTGCTCTCCCCAAACCATATCGCGCCCTCCTTTCCACCCGTCATCCCGGCGCAGGCCGGGATCCAGCTCCGGAGGGTGTGGGCCTAGACCCCGGCCTGCGCCGGGATGACGATGCGACGCTCATTCTCGCCCCCGACGAGGGCGTGATCCTTCTCATGCAGGACTGA